The Triticum urartu cultivar G1812 chromosome 5, Tu2.1, whole genome shotgun sequence genome contains the following window.
CTTGGCAACCTTGCTGAACGCACCATTTAGCCAGCTTGTTCCAGCAGACACATACCTACAAGTAGGGGAAATGAGGGCGAAGGATCAGCCATATAGGACATAGGTAAATCATCAGCTGATATAAAAACACACATCAAATTGATTAACTGTACAATAGCAAAGGTATGTAAAAGAAGAGACCTGTTGGTTTTCACAGCAGAGCCTGTATTGTTTAGCTTGCGCTCTGCAGCCAGCAAAGCAGCCATTGTTTTGTCAGAAACATGTAACCTTTGGTCCACAGTTTTCACCTTTTCATTTACGGCCGATATCCCAGTATTTAACTTCTCTGAAAGGCCAACACGCCTATCGAAGGAACTGATCCTAGCTGACGCATTAGCCCTCAACTGATGCCTCTCGTCAAATGATTTAGCTTTGTTCACAGCATCTTGTCGAATTGCTGAACCCCTTGCGATCACAGTTGTCATGACATCATGAGCCTTGCTGGCATAAACGCTAGTGGGGCTTGCGTTGGCCTACATGGTAGGGTCATACTTGAGTAATCAGTAACAAGGATGATTCACTACAGTAACATATAAGCAGATAAACCAAAGTTCTCATTTTCTCATTTTTATTTGGGGCAGATTTCCACACAGTGGCCCGTGATTTCCACACAGTGGCCCGTGATTGATGGGGTGGTCATGATATTACAAAGAGAAAGGAAAGAAACATAAATGTACTGGAATTCAAAGGCACCTCAGTAGGTTGTTCCAAATCTGCAGTAGGAGCTGTACTTGTCACCTCATTCACCATAAGTTGCTGCATGATTTCAAA
Protein-coding sequences here:
- the LOC125510614 gene encoding binding partner of ACD11 1-like — its product is MEEGRRGTRTVRVRNISDLAGEREVREFFSFSGEIDHVDITPDGAAAGRTAYVTFKDAKALEIALLLSGATIVDRVVNITSAEDYIYIPVNEQQLMVNEVTSTAPTADLEQPTEANASPTSVYASKAHDVMTTVIARGSAIRQDAVNKAKSFDERHQLRANASARISSFDRRVGLSEKLNTGISAVNEKVKTVDQRLHVSDKTMAALLAAERKLNNTGSAVKTNRYVSAGTSWLNGAFSKVAKAGHVAGSRTREKFQIAVSNISAKGPAVVA